The Bernardetia litoralis DSM 6794 genome includes a window with the following:
- a CDS encoding SDR family oxidoreductase has protein sequence MNIKDAKVILTGGSTGIGYETAKLLKEQGADVFICARSEQDVQKAISELGIKGTTADVSKETDVKNLFEKALQEMGGINVVINNAGIGMFNLLVDTSVEDFTKVWEVNVKGAFMVGKEAAKYFQKENTGNIINIASTASQKGFANGTAYCASKFALAGMTESWRAELRKHNVRVMQINPSEVVTPFFDKIGAPQDKSNQTKLQGTEIAHTISSLLSMNNVGFITDATVWATNPK, from the coding sequence ATGAATATCAAAGACGCAAAAGTAATCTTAACAGGTGGAAGTACAGGAATTGGCTATGAAACAGCCAAACTTTTAAAAGAACAAGGAGCAGATGTTTTTATTTGTGCTAGAAGTGAACAAGATGTCCAAAAAGCAATTTCAGAATTAGGAATAAAAGGAACAACTGCTGATGTTTCTAAAGAAACTGATGTTAAAAATCTCTTTGAAAAAGCTCTTCAAGAAATGGGAGGAATCAATGTAGTTATCAATAATGCAGGTATTGGAATGTTTAATCTATTAGTAGATACATCAGTTGAAGATTTTACCAAAGTTTGGGAAGTAAATGTAAAAGGTGCGTTTATGGTCGGAAAAGAAGCAGCCAAATATTTCCAAAAAGAAAATACTGGCAATATTATAAATATTGCTTCTACAGCTTCGCAAAAAGGTTTTGCAAATGGAACAGCTTATTGTGCTAGTAAATTTGCGCTCGCTGGTATGACAGAATCTTGGCGTGCAGAACTTCGTAAACACAACGTTAGGGTAATGCAAATCAATCCTAGTGAAGTAGTAACACCATTTTTTGATAAAATTGGTGCGCCTCAAGATAAAAGTAATCAAACTAAACTTCAAGGAACTGAAATTGCTCATACTATTTCCTCTTTACTCTCTATGAATAATGTCGGTTTTATTACTGATGCAACTGTTTGGGCTACGAATCCGAAGTAA
- a CDS encoding transketolase: protein MTAYKKNDKEFLQNMVAQVRRDIVRMVHQVNSGHPGGSLGCAELLVALYFEIMEHNPSFDMDGKNEDLFFLSNGHISPVWYSVLARSGYFSVEDLATFRKINSRVQGHPATEEGLEGIRIASGSLGQGLSVAIGAALSKKMNKDNKTVFVLMGDGEQQEGQVWEAAIFAAHQKVDNLIAIIDANGRQIDGDVKDVMDLGELKGLEAKYKAFGWNVITCQNGNDFDVLIPSLRQAKDLTGNEKPTMILMVTEMGNGVDYMMGTHKWHGVAPNDEQLELALVQNESTLSDY from the coding sequence ATGACTGCATACAAAAAAAACGATAAAGAATTTTTGCAAAATATGGTTGCACAAGTCCGTAGAGATATTGTCAGAATGGTTCATCAAGTAAATTCTGGACACCCTGGAGGTTCTTTGGGTTGTGCCGAACTTTTGGTAGCTCTATATTTTGAAATTATGGAACATAATCCATCTTTTGATATGGATGGAAAAAATGAAGATTTATTTTTCTTATCAAACGGTCATATTTCGCCTGTTTGGTATAGTGTTTTGGCTCGTAGTGGTTATTTTAGTGTTGAAGATTTGGCTACTTTTCGTAAAATAAACTCTCGTGTTCAAGGACACCCAGCAACAGAAGAAGGTTTAGAAGGAATCCGTATTGCTTCAGGTTCTTTAGGACAAGGGCTTTCTGTGGCAATTGGTGCAGCTCTTTCAAAGAAAATGAATAAAGACAATAAAACTGTTTTTGTTCTGATGGGAGATGGCGAACAGCAAGAAGGACAAGTTTGGGAAGCAGCTATTTTTGCAGCGCATCAAAAAGTAGATAATTTGATTGCTATCATTGATGCAAATGGAAGACAAATTGATGGCGATGTAAAAGACGTAATGGATTTGGGCGAGCTAAAAGGTTTAGAAGCAAAATATAAAGCCTTTGGTTGGAATGTAATTACATGTCAAAATGGAAATGATTTTGATGTTTTGATTCCAAGTCTTAGACAAGCAAAAGACCTTACAGGAAATGAGAAACCAACAATGATTTTGATGGTAACAGAAATGGGAAATGGCGTAGATTATATGATGGGAACTCATAAATGGCACGGAGTTGCGCCAAATGACGAACAATTAGAATTGGCTTTAGTTCAAAATGAATCTACTTTGAGCGATTACTAA
- a CDS encoding OstA-like protein has translation MRFLFVILFIFLGLCPKTSFAQEATNKNIEKKPILETIEDTTQTLSKVELLKAGVLEGDVLPNGEKIRILKKDERGQVQFKQKNTVMYADSVFQYIDRNQIEAFGNIRFVEQDSLTLVGDTLYYDGYTKVAKVRGNVVMQDQDKTVRTRKLNYDLKTKTANYFEGGIVTDRTSRLTSDRGSYNTNSRVATFNGNVQALSPDQQLIAESVVYNTQTKSIFFDSEGKIINKDGTINAIKGTQINAQTGILKTAEGADVATRIENRDYIISANFIDYDNLTEKGVFKENVQLYYKKENVTIFGDEAYYDGISSRLDAYGDALLVKPFKNDTLYISADTLIAMNDSVAAQQRFYGYRNVKIYKQDLQGICDSLNYDLEDSIIYFDYDPVLWNTSNQLSGTRIKAKLRDNTVDSLTITDKSFVISADIFGQFNQIKGRDLLAVFDSGYIKRVNVDGNGESIYFMLEEKKGEESTLKGMNYIKCSNIIMKFISDNELDEILFLQQPEGQVIPPQLITRKNSELNNFSWRIEEKPTYNMIMQGRSTEEAAKNTYKVKEVDGHRIIDSDFFGVYLSEDKTKLTYYNPKLPARNLENEFFLYVYPQNKRDLPEEFKLYGYVVIPFYNMDTEVYKPNQPFFYTQELPKFKIKKITTGQKIKVEIDEETGEVIPNLKPVKTWKESYEF, from the coding sequence TGTCCTAAAACTTCATTTGCTCAAGAAGCAACCAACAAAAACATAGAAAAAAAGCCTATCTTAGAAACTATTGAAGATACCACTCAAACTCTCTCAAAAGTAGAACTTCTGAAAGCTGGAGTTTTGGAAGGAGATGTACTTCCCAATGGAGAAAAAATACGTATTTTGAAAAAAGATGAACGTGGGCAAGTTCAGTTTAAGCAAAAAAACACTGTCATGTATGCTGATAGTGTTTTTCAATATATTGATAGAAATCAAATTGAAGCATTCGGAAATATTCGTTTTGTGGAACAGGATAGCCTTACACTTGTTGGCGATACTTTGTATTATGACGGTTATACCAAAGTCGCAAAAGTAAGAGGTAATGTAGTGATGCAAGACCAAGACAAAACGGTTCGTACACGAAAATTAAATTATGATTTAAAGACAAAAACAGCTAATTATTTTGAAGGTGGAATTGTAACAGACCGAACTTCACGCCTGACAAGTGATAGAGGTTCTTATAATACCAATTCTAGGGTGGCTACTTTTAATGGAAATGTACAGGCTCTTAGTCCAGACCAACAATTAATTGCCGAATCAGTCGTTTATAATACGCAAACCAAAAGCATATTTTTTGATTCAGAAGGAAAAATTATTAATAAAGATGGAACAATCAATGCCATAAAAGGAACTCAAATCAATGCACAAACAGGGATTTTAAAAACAGCAGAAGGTGCAGATGTCGCTACTCGTATAGAAAATAGAGATTATATTATTTCTGCTAATTTCATTGATTATGACAACCTAACTGAAAAAGGAGTTTTTAAAGAAAATGTACAGCTTTATTACAAAAAAGAAAATGTAACTATTTTTGGAGATGAAGCCTATTATGATGGAATAAGTAGCCGTTTGGATGCTTATGGTGATGCACTTTTGGTAAAACCCTTCAAAAATGATACGCTCTATATTTCGGCTGATACATTGATTGCGATGAATGATAGTGTGGCTGCTCAACAGCGTTTTTATGGTTATAGAAATGTCAAGATTTACAAACAAGACTTGCAAGGAATTTGTGATTCTTTGAATTATGATTTAGAAGATTCGATTATTTATTTTGATTATGACCCTGTTTTATGGAATACTTCAAACCAACTTTCAGGAACAAGAATAAAAGCAAAACTAAGAGATAATACTGTGGATTCTTTGACCATTACAGACAAATCCTTTGTAATTTCGGCTGATATTTTTGGGCAATTCAATCAAATAAAAGGACGGGATTTGTTGGCTGTTTTTGATAGTGGCTACATAAAAAGGGTAAATGTAGATGGAAATGGTGAGAGTATTTATTTTATGTTGGAAGAAAAAAAAGGCGAAGAAAGCACCTTAAAAGGAATGAATTATATAAAATGTAGTAATATTATTATGAAATTTATTTCAGATAATGAATTAGATGAAATTTTGTTTTTACAACAACCCGAAGGGCAAGTAATTCCTCCTCAACTTATTACACGAAAAAATTCTGAGCTTAACAATTTTAGTTGGCGCATTGAAGAAAAACCAACTTATAATATGATTATGCAGGGAAGAAGTACAGAAGAGGCAGCTAAAAATACCTATAAAGTAAAAGAAGTAGATGGACATAGAATTATAGATAGTGATTTTTTTGGTGTTTATTTGAGTGAAGATAAAACAAAATTAACTTACTACAATCCCAAATTACCAGCTAGAAATCTTGAAAATGAATTTTTCTTATATGTTTATCCTCAAAATAAAAGAGATTTACCAGAAGAATTTAAACTTTATGGATATGTTGTAATTCCATTTTATAATATGGATACAGAAGTTTATAAGCCAAATCAGCCTTTCTTTTACACACAAGAATTGCCAAAATTCAAGATTAAGAAAATCACAACAGGGCAAAAAATAAAAGTAGAAATAGATGAAGAAACTGGGGAAGTAATACCAAATTTGAAGCCTGTAAAAACATGGAAAGAGAGCTATGAATTTTAG
- a CDS encoding T9SS type A sorting domain-containing protein, with the protein MNRIFQSVVAFFVCLLFSFGAVAQQIQETNLVTPTQMTSIAGDILGSGESDAGNIYYGATPSNLRAGSPVIVFIHGYSSRASTWWEDNDMYSKAYADGYRTAFVSVHPDKDMWVNGELFNTMLGTITNHFSVNKVVVVAHSKGGLDTDAALVHYGATSKVERAITLSSPHHGTPLADLAQSGWVSWLSGVFGQVNDATNSLQTGYASYFRSQTASHSNYSNANFRTVGAWGYGGILWTPGIYLSWNGGSSWSGGNDGVVTYKSSKRPNSTTLLSGHGNSTTDLDHSEVHEGKYMWNTVKNNLPYSLSKVSSKPIETETLTNPNAVVESRVQVLSSEKTSRNFMVEEGVTATMLDIHHLEANEDFVIIAPNGEKVSPKVLRVSEKANDLLGGFATTLSIENPQMGTYSIESQSPFVALVTANEGVSLRMTSDLNDNKYYYNVGETINLNISILNELGINTKGAKVTGAMTLTSNDVKSQKAVVLEFKQNNGQFTATVNDKLAEGIYSIAIQAENGNFSKSLVTSIAVVDGVLHTLADNDTKNNINENSVESIKLMPTFPNPFSTQTTVSFELKNSSPAVLTIYDAVGRVVETVDLASYGIGTHQYTWNVNQNKVKNGLYIAEIRNGNERVTQTMVYSK; encoded by the coding sequence ATGAACAGAATTTTTCAATCGGTTGTAGCCTTTTTTGTCTGCTTACTTTTTAGCTTTGGAGCAGTTGCCCAGCAGATTCAAGAAACAAATCTTGTCACACCCACACAAATGACTAGCATTGCTGGTGATATTTTAGGAAGTGGCGAAAGTGATGCAGGAAATATTTATTATGGTGCTACTCCTTCAAATCTTAGAGCAGGTTCTCCTGTAATTGTTTTTATTCATGGTTATTCTTCTCGTGCTAGTACATGGTGGGAAGACAATGACATGTACAGCAAAGCATACGCAGATGGTTATCGCACAGCATTTGTTTCGGTACATCCAGATAAAGATATGTGGGTAAATGGAGAGCTTTTTAATACAATGTTAGGAACAATTACAAATCACTTTTCTGTAAATAAAGTTGTTGTTGTTGCTCACAGTAAAGGTGGATTAGATACAGACGCTGCTTTGGTACATTATGGCGCAACTTCTAAAGTAGAGCGTGCAATAACACTTAGTTCTCCTCACCACGGAACTCCTCTAGCAGATTTGGCTCAAAGTGGTTGGGTTTCTTGGTTATCTGGTGTATTTGGTCAAGTAAATGATGCTACAAATAGCCTTCAAACAGGTTATGCAAGTTATTTCCGTTCTCAAACAGCTAGTCATTCAAATTATTCAAATGCTAACTTTCGTACAGTAGGAGCTTGGGGGTATGGTGGAATCCTTTGGACACCAGGTATATATCTTAGTTGGAATGGTGGCAGTAGTTGGTCAGGTGGAAATGATGGTGTTGTTACTTATAAAAGTTCAAAACGTCCTAATTCTACAACTTTACTTAGTGGACATGGAAATTCTACAACAGACCTTGACCACAGCGAAGTACATGAAGGAAAATATATGTGGAATACTGTAAAAAATAACTTACCTTATTCTCTTTCTAAAGTAAGTTCCAAACCAATAGAAACTGAAACGCTTACTAATCCAAATGCAGTTGTTGAGAGTAGAGTACAAGTTCTTAGCTCTGAAAAAACAAGCCGTAATTTTATGGTAGAAGAAGGTGTAACAGCAACAATGTTAGACATTCATCACTTAGAAGCAAATGAAGACTTCGTAATTATTGCACCAAATGGTGAAAAAGTAAGTCCTAAAGTTCTACGTGTTTCTGAAAAAGCAAATGATTTGTTAGGTGGTTTTGCAACTACACTTTCAATTGAAAATCCACAAATGGGAACATATTCTATTGAATCTCAATCACCTTTTGTAGCTTTGGTTACTGCAAATGAAGGTGTTAGTCTTCGCATGACAAGTGACTTGAACGACAACAAATATTATTATAATGTTGGAGAAACTATCAATTTGAATATTTCTATTTTGAATGAATTAGGAATTAATACAAAAGGTGCTAAAGTAACAGGTGCAATGACACTTACTTCGAATGATGTAAAATCACAAAAAGCAGTTGTATTAGAATTTAAGCAAAATAATGGTCAGTTTACAGCTACTGTAAATGATAAACTTGCAGAAGGAATTTATAGCATTGCTATTCAAGCTGAAAATGGAAACTTTAGCAAATCTTTAGTTACAAGTATTGCAGTGGTAGATGGTGTTTTGCATACATTAGCAGACAATGACACAAAAAATAATATCAATGAGAATAGTGTAGAATCTATCAAATTGATGCCTACTTTTCCAAATCCTTTCAGCACTCAAACTACAGTTAGTTTTGAATTGAAAAATTCTTCTCCTGCCGTTCTTACTATTTATGATGCAGTAGGTCGTGTAGTTGAAACAGTTGATTTGGCTTCTTATGGAATCGGAACACACCAATATACTTGGAATGTAAATCAAAATAAAGTAAAAAATGGTCTTTATATCGCTGAAATCCGTAACGGAAATGAGCGTGTAACTCAAACAATGGTTTATTCAAAATAA
- a CDS encoding lipocalin family protein, whose translation MLNISKRSLFYFLAFTLFSSILSSCKDKTEDPTPEDLPNRPVVTWQNAPEVDRIFYTDEAIVLQANKTGGYIKEVEWKINGTIVTNQQEIIFNEDSSLISLAHPFDNAGRYDVSLRVANEGGESTIIQVLNFEVRPIPILDLLAGQISKTWKFTSIQLNADGIELINDYEADNTLQFFREDQTDGTYTFNCVFDKGTLTNGEANSNGRWSFIFNDRYIQFSRINVFPSNTRIIELTETEMILGRTEGDSEVNYKLIPVQ comes from the coding sequence ATGTTAAATATTTCAAAACGTTCTTTATTTTATTTTTTAGCCTTTACTCTCTTTAGTTCGATTTTATCTTCTTGTAAAGATAAAACAGAAGACCCAACTCCAGAAGACCTTCCAAATCGTCCTGTTGTTACTTGGCAAAATGCTCCAGAGGTAGATAGAATATTTTACACTGATGAAGCTATTGTGTTACAAGCAAACAAAACAGGTGGCTATATCAAAGAGGTGGAATGGAAAATAAATGGAACAATAGTAACCAACCAACAAGAAATTATTTTTAATGAAGATTCTTCGTTGATTTCACTTGCACATCCTTTTGATAATGCAGGAAGATATGATGTGAGTTTGAGAGTAGCTAATGAAGGAGGAGAATCTACTATTATTCAAGTATTAAACTTTGAAGTGCGTCCTATTCCTATATTAGATTTATTAGCAGGACAAATATCAAAAACGTGGAAATTTACATCTATACAATTAAATGCTGATGGCATTGAATTGATTAATGACTATGAAGCAGATAATACACTTCAATTTTTTAGAGAAGACCAAACAGACGGAACATATACCTTCAACTGTGTTTTTGATAAAGGAACATTAACAAATGGAGAAGCAAATTCAAATGGAAGATGGAGTTTTATCTTTAATGACCGTTATATTCAATTTAGTAGAATAAATGTATTTCCTAGTAATACACGTATCATTGAATTAACTGAAACAGAAATGATTTTGGGAAGAACAGAAGGAGATTCTGAAGTAAATTACAAATTGATTCCCGTTCAATAA
- a CDS encoding REP-associated tyrosine transposase has protein sequence MSEYRKTYEGGLFFITLTVVGWIDVFTRKEYADILVGSLEFCKKEKQLAIFAYVIMPSHIHLIVRRNEGLLSDWLRDFKSHTAKKIIKEIENGGFESRKEWLLHMFKYYAKFQAQNSNYMFWQKSNHPTDLFTEKVIKQKIDYIHQNPVAANLVTEESYYHYSSANPLSPLKMNGEE, from the coding sequence ATGTCAGAATATAGAAAAACGTATGAAGGTGGATTATTTTTTATTACACTGACTGTTGTAGGTTGGATTGATGTTTTCACTCGCAAAGAATATGCTGATATACTTGTGGGAAGTTTAGAGTTTTGCAAGAAAGAAAAACAGTTAGCTATTTTTGCGTATGTAATTATGCCAAGTCATATTCATTTGATTGTTCGCAGAAATGAAGGTTTACTAAGTGATTGGCTTAGAGATTTTAAAAGTCATACAGCCAAAAAGATAATCAAAGAAATAGAAAATGGAGGTTTTGAAAGCCGAAAAGAATGGCTATTGCACATGTTCAAGTATTATGCAAAGTTTCAAGCTCAAAATAGCAACTATATGTTTTGGCAAAAATCAAATCACCCAACCGATTTATTTACAGAAAAAGTAATTAAACAAAAGATAGATTATATTCATCAAAACCCAGTCGCAGCAAATCTAGTAACCGAAGAAAGTTATTATCATTACAGTAGTGCCAATCCATTATCGCCTTTGAAAATGAATGGCGAAGAATGA
- a CDS encoding TerB family tellurite resistance protein, with product MDTFEHILRNCNTKEKLAYLQLVIFIAFSDHHLSDDEVMFLEKITEIAQLSEENQQLLASYSRQPESIDIQLCTQNIGRSPLREILLIDLMVIARSDDDVATEERSAITQIAVLLGVPLDEVIRLTNSVNKYSTSKTDAPQEWINQSMISILYKEKKITESKKLSMTEKVKKFLGILKG from the coding sequence ATGGATACATTCGAACATATTTTAAGAAACTGTAACACGAAGGAAAAACTAGCTTACCTTCAACTAGTTATTTTTATTGCCTTTAGCGACCACCATTTATCTGATGATGAAGTGATGTTTTTGGAAAAAATAACGGAAATAGCCCAGCTTTCAGAAGAAAATCAACAACTACTCGCTTCTTATTCTCGTCAGCCAGAAAGTATAGATATACAACTTTGCACCCAAAATATTGGAAGAAGTCCATTAAGAGAAATTTTATTGATTGACTTGATGGTTATTGCTCGTTCTGATGATGATGTAGCAACCGAAGAACGCAGTGCTATTACTCAAATTGCTGTTCTTTTGGGAGTGCCTTTAGATGAAGTAATTCGTCTGACTAATTCTGTAAATAAATACAGTACATCAAAAACTGATGCGCCACAGGAATGGATTAATCAAAGTATGATTTCGATTTTGTATAAAGAAAAAAAAATAACAGAATCAAAAAAACTTAGCATGACAGAAAAAGTAAAAAAGTTTTTAGGGATTTTGAAAGGGTAG